Proteins encoded by one window of Notolabrus celidotus isolate fNotCel1 unplaced genomic scaffold, fNotCel1.pri scaffold_289_arrow_ctg1, whole genome shotgun sequence:
- the LOC117809449 gene encoding ELKS/Rab6-interacting/CAST family member 1-like, producing the protein MDNRLNSEAPSSAPRGVSEETMETNKIKELDLVPAERLRADTLQKELEEFKPEVKEKASQDVKQVQNLEVEIFSLEQEVQALKEEILRRDSEETNKIQELQDLVQHKDDQLQAERLRADTLQKEEEDFRREVQEKASRDLEEFQNLVAEKVSLEQQVGNLQEEVSRREAVATGISNTFREIRADLQSAKDANEVFTQKRDIDRAQTLEISQALQERTRRRMTTLEEEASTWESNDINNISMIQELEECARALETQLQAAKAPSSAPRGVSEETMETNKIKELDLVQAERLRADTLQKELEEFKPEVKESVSQDVKQVQNQEVEKVSLEQEVKALQEEIPRRASKETNNTNKIQELQDLVQHKDDQLQADRLDQEGVSQALPEEVEQLQEEIKTLKPEKEAEPSLTSDNVQVDCEGDTPNIVQETSETTQTAPEVVEDISLWRRFKKFMTPHSRRQYKHLRWQKQDQE; encoded by the coding sequence ATGGACAACAGGCTGAACAGTGAGGCCCCAAGCTCGGCCCCAAGAGGTGTATCAGAGGAAACAATGGAAACCAACAAGATTAAAGAGCTTGATCTTGTTCCGGCTGAAAGGCTGAGGGCTGACACTCTCCAGAAGGAACTGGAGGAATTTAAGCCAGAGGTAAAAGAGAAAGCCAGCCAAGACGTGAAGCAGGTTCAGAATCTGGAGGTGGAGATATTTTCACTGGAGCAGGAGGTTCAGGCCCTGAAGGAAGAGATCCTGAGAAGGGActcagaggaaacaaacaagATTCAAGAGCTACAAGATCTTGTTCAGCACAAAGACGatcagctgcaggctgaaaggctgagggctgacaccctccagaaagaagaggaggattttAGGCGGGAAGTTCAAGAGAAAGCCAGCAGAGATCTGGAAGAGTTTCAGAATCTGGTGGCGGAGAAAGTTTCCCTAGAGCAGCAGGTGGGGAACCTGCAGGAAGAGGTCTCGAGAAGGGAAGCAGTGGCAACAGGCATTAGCAACACGTTTAGAGAGATACGAGCCGACCTTCAGAGCGCAAAAGACGCGAACGAGGTTTTTACGCAGAAGCGTGACATCGATCGCGCGCAAACGCTGGAAATTAGCCAGGCGTTACAAGAGAGAACCAGAAGACGGATGACGACCCTGGAGGAAGAGGCCTCGACATGGGAATCAAATGATATAAACAATATATCCATGATTCAAGAGCTTGAAGAGTGTGCTAGGGCCTTAGAGACccagctgcaggctgcaaagGCCCCAAGCTCGGCCCCAAGAGGTGTATCAGAGGAAACAATGGAAACCAACAAGATTAAAGAGCTTGATCTTGTTCAGGCTGAAAGGCTGAGGGCTGACACCCTCCAGAAAGAACTGGAGGAGTTTAAGCCAGAGGTAAAAGAGAGCGTCAGCCAAGACGTGAAGCAGGTTCAGAATCAGGAGGTGGAGAAAGTTTCCCTGGAGCAGGAGGTGAAGGCCCTGCAGGAAGAGATCCCCAGAAGGGCatcaaaggaaacaaacaatacaaacaagatTCAAGAGCTCCAAGATCTTGTGCAGCATAAAGACGACCAGCTGCAGGCTGATAGGCTAGATCAGGAGGGGGTCAGCCAGGCTCTTCCGGAGGAGGTGGAGCAGCTCCAGGAAGAAATAAAGACCCTCAAGCCTGAGAAGGAGGCAGAGCCCTCCCTCACATCAGATAACGTCCAGGTCGATTGTGAGGGGGACACTCCAAACATAGTCCAGGAGACATCTGAGACCACCCAGACAGCACCTGAGGTAGTGGAGGACatctctttgtggaggaggtttAAAAAGTTCATGACTCCTCACAGTCGCCGCCAATACAAACATCTGAGATGGCAGAAGCAGGACCAAGAGTGA
- the LOC117809447 gene encoding golgin IMH1-like translates to MDNRLNSEAPSSAPRGVSEEIMETNKIKELDLVQAERLRADTIQKEQEEFKPEVKVSQDVKQVQNLEVVKVSLEQEVKALKEEILRRESKEANQIKELQDLVQAERLRADTLQKELEEFKPEVKESASQDVKQVQNLEVKKFSLEQEVKALKEEILRRASKETNKIQQLQDLVQHKDDQLQAERLRADTFQRKQEEFRREVQEKASRDLEEFQNLVAEKVSLGQQVGNLQHKVSRMATLEIHNTTKMERFRNDVVNFKNSWRQVKNDYPRTFLYKSAMRREEQDKAREEVRTQEVEALRRAPNYQKNIFKLQHLKKYVGALESQLQAAKLGANSLQKELEEFKPEVKESASQDLKQVQNQEVEKVSLEQEVKALQEEIPRRESKETNNTNKIQELQDLVQHKDEQLQADRLDQEGVSQALPEEVEQLQEEIKTLKPEKEAEPSLTSGNVQVDCEGDTPNIVQETSETTQTAPEVVEDISLWRRFKKFMTPHSRRQYKHLRWQKQDQE, encoded by the coding sequence ATGGACAACAGGCTGAACAGTGAGGCCCCAAGCTCGGCCCCAAGAGGTGTATCAGAGGAAATAATGGAAACCAACAAGATTAAAGAGCTTGATCTTGTTCAGGCTGAAAGGCTGAGGGCTGACACCATCCAGAAGGAACAGGAGGAATTTAAGCCAGAGGTAAAAGTCAGCCAAGACGTGAAGCAGGTTCAGAATCTGGAGGTGGTGAAAGTTTCCCTGGAGCAGGAGGTGAAGGCCCTGAAGGAAGAGATCCTGAGAAGGGAATCAAAGGAAGCAAACCAGATTAAAGAGCTCCAAGATCTTGTTCAGGCTGAAAGGCTGAGGGCTGACACCCTCCAGAAAGAACTGGAGGAATTTAAGCCAGAGGTAAAAGAGAGCGCCAGCCAAGACGTGAAGCAGGTTCAGAATCTGGAGGTGAAGAAATTTTCCCTGGAGCAGGAGGTGAAGGCCCTGAAGGAAGAGATCCTGAGAAGGGCatcaaaggaaacaaacaagATTCAACAGCTCCAAGATCTTGTTCAGCATAAAGACGatcagctgcaggctgaaaggctGAGGGCTGACACCTTCCAGAGAAAACAGGAGGAATTTAGGCGGGAAGTTCAAGAGAAAGCCAGCCGAGACCTGGAAGAGTTTCAGAATCTGGTGGCGGAGAAAGTTTCCCTAGGGCAGCAGGTGGGGAACCTGCAGCATAAGGTCTCGAGAATGGCAACACTGGAAATACACAATACCACCAAGATGGAACGTTTCCGAAATGATGTTGTGAATTTCAAGAACAGCTGGCGTCAAGTAAAGAATGATTATCCCCGCACTTTTTTGTACAAGAGTGCAATGAGGCGGGAGGAACAAGATAAAGCCAGAGAagaggtgaggacacaggaggTAGAGGCCTTGAGAAGGGCACCAAAttatcaaaaaaatatattcaagcTTCAACATCTCAAAAAGTATGTTGGGGCCTTAGAGTCccagctgcaggctgcaaagCTGGGGGCTAACAGCCTCCAGAAAGAACTGGAGGAGTTTAAGCCAGAGGTAAAAGAGAGCGCCAGCCAAGACCTCAAGCAGGTTCAGAATCAGGAGGTGGAGAAAGTTTCCCTGGAGCAGGAGGTGAAGGCCCTGCAGGAAGAGATCCCCAGAAgggaatcaaaggaaacaaacaatacaaacaagatTCAAGAGCTCCAAGATCTTGTTCAGCATAAAGACGAGCAGCTGCAGGCTGATAGGCTAGATCAGGAGGGGGTCAGCCAGGCTCTTCCGGAGGAGGTGGAGCAGCTCCAGGAAGAAATAAAGACCCTCAAGCCTGAGAAGGAGGCAGAGCCCTCCCTCACATCAGGTAACGTCCAGGTCGATTGTGAGGGGGACACTCCAAACATAGTCCAGGAGACATCTGAGACCACCCAGACAGCACCTGAGGTAGTGGAGGACatctctttgtggaggaggtttAAAAAGTTCATGACTCCTCACAGTCGCCGCCAATACAAACATCTGAGATGGCAGAAGCAGGACCAAGAGTGA